In the genome of Nymphaea colorata isolate Beijing-Zhang1983 chromosome 9, ASM883128v2, whole genome shotgun sequence, one region contains:
- the LOC116260848 gene encoding protein IQ-DOMAIN 32-like, whose protein sequence is MGRSSSLACLNIVACGKKSQDDDEIDAPVEGRIPSDKRRWSFRKRSATHRVLSNTVPPELPPSSIVKESPESNANDFSEQTNPPVLGKLSVARKADDVFPLSPVALSSKDGGSLDSIENVSNCESSALESAAVTIQASVMGYLAQRELAKLKNVIKLQAAVRGHLVRRQAVGTLRCVQAIIKMQALVRARRVRSSEEGLAIQYKLSEMRKTASRTADNLEKEEPGGKPNNLCTADTLFRSGFARRLLESAEKTKPICIVCDPTKPSSGWSWLERWMSLSAKEHPCSRTADLLSEHEELAKKINLVSDEVEASDKCIGTHGFDSSSIKDERPEEEAAYSSGTHLEGDDDLITIDANGFNFHTCHAVEMSNESIEATVSQEPPKVASEGSDFTSSLRNALQSTLDSLSNHSASPDCAASGSTPDASKNEGGSVRDSLNGPVSKEQDTEGKKPVSIPRKSCNPAFAAVQSKFEELSSPLPSGRISASSNHCGGSRLGSVSPPKSDVRPMDVNQTHDMDSCANRFQKGTSECGTEISISSTLDSPDRFELERGELGHEVGILDNGDSEEQGTPEGEPHPISDALPASNAVASLPGAPEDSLMSSVDPAIVTTNVDSSKHMEPDLKIELESQADKQVDDSSQEGSPTSRATILESHGTPSSQVSSGAQRSKADSKKSIRKRITSSTSKGSPSSQNHDSSEKDTLEHLPKESKGGRRRNSFGSAKSDNADREKGSTIPSYMQATESARAKALTSHSPKSSPDVHDKDGYLKKRHSLPGSNGKQQNSPRMQRSLSQAQPAAKVSSGHSPQEREWRR, encoded by the exons atGGGGAGATCGAGTAGCCTTGCATGCTTGAACATTGTTGCTTGCGGGAAGAAATCGCAGGATGACGATGAGATCGACGCACCTGTGGAG GGGAGAATCCCTTCAGATAAGCGTCGTTGGAGTTTTAGGAAGAGATCTGCAACACATAGAGTACTGAGCAACACTGTACCTCCTGAATTACCAccttcttccattgtcaaagaAAGTCCAGAATCCAATGCAAATGATTTTTCAGAACAAACCAATCCACCTGTTTTAGGAAAGCTCTCTGTAGCTAGAAAAGCTGATGACGTCTTCCCTCTCTCACCAGTTGCTTTAAGTTCAAAAGATGGAGGCTCTCTTGATTCCATTGAAAATGTTAGTAACTGTGAAAGCAGCGCACTGGAATCTGCAGCGGTCACCATACAGGCATCTGTCATGGGATATTTG GCCCAAAGGGAGCTAGCCAAGCTCAAGAATGTTATTAAGCTGCAGGCGGCCGTTCGTGGGCATCTTGTTAGGAGACAAGCTGTGGGGACTCTACGATGTGTCCAGGCGATTATAAAAATGCAAGCACTTGTTCGTGCACGTCGTGTGCGTTCCTCTGAGGAAGGTTTAGCTATTCAGTATAAATTATCTGAGATGCGAAAAACAGCTAGCAGAACAGCAGACAACCTG GAAAAGGAAGAACCTGGTGGAAAGCCGAACAATCTTTGCACTGCTGACACGTTGTTCCGAAGTGGGTTTGCTCGTCGG CTATTGGAATCAGCGGAAAAGACAAAACCTATATGCATAGTGTGTGATCCTACAAAACCAAGCTCAGGCTGGAGTTGGTTGGAGAGATGGATGTCATTATCTGCAAAAGAACACCCTTGTTCTAGGACAGCGGATCTTTTGTCAGAGCATGAGGAGTTGGCTAAAAAGATTAATTTGGTTAGTGATGAAGTAGAAGCTAGTGATAAATGTATAGGAACCCATGGTTTTGACTCCTCGAGTATTAAGGATGAGAGGCCAGAGGAAGAGGCAGCTTACTCTTCTGGAACACATCTTGAGGGAGATGATGATCTGATTACAATTGATGCAAATGGCTTCAACTTTCACACTTGCCATGCTGTTGAAATGTCAAATGAGAGCATCGAGGCAACTGTCAGTCAGGAACCACCTAAAGTTGCATCTGAAGGTTCTGATTTTACATCATCCCTAAGGAATGCCCTTCAGTCTACACTGGACTCTCTGTCTAATCATTCTGCTTCTCCAGATTGTGCAGCATCTGGTTCTACTCCAGATGCATCTAAGAATGAAGGTGGTAGCGTAAGGGATTCCTTGAATGGGCCAGTATCTAAAGAGCAGGACACCGAGGGGAAGAAGCCTGTGTCTATACCTAGGAAGTCCTGCAATCCAGCATTTGCAGCCGTGCAATCCAAATTTGAAGAGCTGAGCTCACCACTGCCTTCAGGTAGGATCAGTGCTTCTTCAAACCACTGTGGAGGATCAAGATTGGGATCTGTTTCTCCGCCAAAATCTGATGTCAGGCCTATGGATGTAAACCAGACACATGACATGGACTCTTGCGCCAATAGGTTTCAAAAGGGGACATCGGAATGTGGTACTGAAATTTCTATATCTTCAACTCTTGATTCTCCAGATAGGTTTGAGCTGGAAAGGGGTGAACTGGGTCATGAAGTTGGAATTCTTGATAATGGAGACAGTGAAGAACAGGGAACACCTGAAGGTGAACCTCATCCAATCTCAGATGCACTCCCAGCTTCCAATGCAGTAGCCTCTCTTCCAGGTGCACCTGAAGACAGTCTTATGAGTTCTGTGGATCCAGCAATAGTTACAACAAACGTGGACTCCTCAAAACACATGGAGCCAGACTTAAAGATTGAATTGGAGTCTCAGGCAGATAAACAAGTCGACGATTCTTCGCAGGAAGGATCTCCGACTAGCCGTGCTACCATCCTGGAATCTCATGGAACACCATCAAGCCAGGTATCTTCAGGAGCCCAGAGGAGTAAGGCAGACAGCAAAAAGTCAATCCGCAAGCGCATCACATCTTCCACAAGCAAGGGATCACCATCAAGTCAGAATCATGATTCATCAGAGAAGGACACTCTGGAACATTTACCAAAAGAATCAAAAGGTGGTAGACGTCGAAACTCATTTGGGTCAGCTAAGTCTGACAATGCTGACCGCGAAAAGGGCAGTACCATTCCTAGCTACATGCAGGCTACAGAATCTGCTAGAGCAAAAGCCCTTACAAGCCACTCTCCTAAGTCAAGCCCTGATGTTCATGACAAGGATGGCTACCTTAAGAAGAGACATTCCCTTCCAGGCAGTAATGGAAAGCAGCAGAACTCTCCAAGAATGCAGCGATCCTTGTCACAGGCACAGCCTGCTGCAAAGGTTAGCAGTGGCCATTCACCCCAAG AGAGAGAATGGAGGCGGTGA